From a single Magnetococcales bacterium genomic region:
- the msbA gene encoding lipid A export permease/ATP-binding protein MsbA encodes MKRVLDQARLELLRRFWSLVWPYRWYLLPAFVGMLLLAATDGAIAYFVQPILDHVFINQDATTLYSMPFLLLGIFALRGAAYFVQRYCMELVGNRVVRQLQVELYRHLLSMDMSYLHSQSAGSLISRVINDTNLLKGAASTTISNLLGEGLSVLFLVGVLFYRDAKLALMAMIGMPLAGYLIIHFGRRMRRYSRTRLELMEGVVAHLEESISGLRIVKAFCMESFERAAFRKETKAVLKNQMRAAVVNSLSNPSMDLVAGFAIAGVVFYGGQSVIDHTTTTGNFFSFITALLMAYTPIKRLSGLNNSLQESFAAIDRIFHFLDIKPQIVNPPQAIALPPIRHALRFDGVTFAYGPGQEPVLKEIDLEIKAGEKVALVGASGSGKSTLVNLVPRFFDCTSGRITIDGRDIREATLTSLRAQISMVTQEIILFNDTIHRNIAYGDRNRTPEEVQAAAMAANAQEFILGFPAGYATRMGDRGIMLSGGQRQRVSIARSLLKNAPILILDEATSALDTESERAVQGALDVLMQGRTTLVIAHRLSTIRNCDRIVVLEAGRIIEMGTHEELLAKNGEYARFHRLQFDYDTP; translated from the coding sequence ATGAAACGGGTATTGGATCAAGCCCGCCTGGAGCTGTTGCGGCGTTTCTGGTCTCTGGTTTGGCCTTACCGCTGGTACCTGCTGCCTGCATTTGTGGGTATGCTTCTGCTGGCTGCCACCGATGGGGCCATTGCCTACTTTGTTCAACCCATTCTGGATCATGTGTTCATCAATCAGGACGCGACCACCCTCTACTCCATGCCGTTCTTGCTCCTGGGCATTTTCGCGTTGCGCGGTGCCGCCTATTTTGTCCAACGCTACTGCATGGAACTGGTCGGCAACCGGGTGGTGCGCCAGCTTCAGGTCGAGTTGTATCGCCACCTGCTCTCCATGGACATGAGCTACCTGCACTCCCAAAGCGCCGGCAGCCTGATCTCGCGGGTCATCAACGACACCAATCTGCTCAAGGGGGCCGCATCGACGACCATCTCCAACCTGCTTGGCGAGGGGTTGTCGGTCCTGTTTCTGGTCGGGGTGTTGTTTTACCGTGACGCCAAATTGGCCTTGATGGCCATGATCGGCATGCCCCTGGCTGGTTATCTGATCATCCATTTTGGCCGTCGCATGCGCCGCTACAGCCGAACCCGCCTGGAATTGATGGAAGGGGTGGTTGCCCATCTGGAGGAGAGCATCTCCGGCTTGCGGATCGTCAAGGCGTTTTGCATGGAGTCTTTTGAGCGGGCCGCCTTCCGCAAGGAGACCAAGGCCGTTCTGAAGAATCAAATGCGTGCCGCCGTGGTCAACTCCCTTTCCAACCCATCCATGGATCTGGTGGCCGGATTTGCCATTGCCGGGGTTGTTTTCTATGGCGGTCAATCGGTGATCGATCACACCACAACGACCGGCAACTTTTTTTCCTTCATCACCGCCCTGCTGATGGCCTACACCCCCATCAAGCGGCTTTCGGGCTTGAACAACTCCCTCCAGGAGAGTTTCGCCGCCATCGACCGTATTTTTCACTTTCTGGACATCAAACCCCAAATCGTCAACCCGCCGCAGGCGATCGCGTTGCCGCCCATTCGTCACGCCCTTCGCTTTGACGGGGTGACTTTTGCCTACGGTCCGGGACAGGAGCCGGTTCTCAAGGAGATCGACCTGGAGATCAAGGCCGGAGAGAAGGTGGCCCTGGTGGGCGCCAGCGGCAGCGGCAAGAGCACCCTGGTCAACCTCGTGCCACGCTTCTTCGACTGCACTTCGGGCCGCATCACCATCGATGGCCGGGATATTCGGGAGGCGACCCTGACTTCGTTGCGCGCCCAGATTTCCATGGTGACCCAGGAGATCATTCTGTTCAACGATACCATTCACCGCAATATTGCCTACGGGGATCGCAATCGCACTCCCGAGGAGGTCCAGGCTGCTGCCATGGCGGCCAATGCCCAGGAGTTTATCCTGGGTTTCCCCGCCGGTTATGCGACGCGCATGGGTGATCGGGGCATCATGTTGTCCGGCGGGCAGCGTCAACGGGTCTCCATTGCCCGTTCCCTGCTCAAAAATGCCCCGATCCTGATCCTGGACGAGGCCACCAGCGCCCTGGACACGGAAAGCGAGCGCGCCGTCCAGGGAGCCCTGGATGTTCTCATGCAGGGCCGCACCACCCTGGTGATTGCACACCGGCTCTCCACCATCCGCAATTGTGACCGGATCGTGGTGTTGGAGGCCGGACGGATCATCGAAATGGGCACCCACGAGGAGCTGTTGGCCAAAAACGGTGAGTATGCCCGTTTTCACCG